One Drosophila ananassae strain 14024-0371.13 chromosome XR, ASM1763931v2, whole genome shotgun sequence genomic window, GGTTTCAAGGCATAAATTTGAGCGGCTGCATCTTTGGGGTTAAATTAAACccctaataaaaattaaaaatccaaaCTGCAACTCGTCAATTAAAACCtcgctattaaaaaccaaaacttCGGCCACACCATCAATCAATGGATTATCTCCATTCAGATGcaaccaaacaaaaataaattaatctaGAATATCGAAGAAAAACCAGGGAGATCCAGTAGCAACAGATTTTCCCTCCGAATGGAGGTTAAGAAAAACCTACCTGCGCAAGACACTATTAAAAAATCCAAGCCTTCTCTAATCTGCACCAGGGAAAAAACTCGAACCGTGTTCATCGAAATTGTTGGAGTGGTCGGGAATGTCATGTTGTATCGCTTATTAAAAGGAATATCTATGAAACTAAGCCCCAAACGAAGACCGAAGAAAATTTCCCATGTCCAAATATATAAACGAAGctaataaaaatgattatacATATCAGCTGAAAAGCAGGAAGGATCTCCAAATAGTATAATAGAGAATTGAACCTCATATCCCCCTACATATGCCCTCAAAGAAAAGGACTTTCTTTACCGTTAACAACattctaaacaaaaacaagcctCAATCACTCTTCAAGGTCGTGCTGAAGCCAGATAGCAGATCGTTGAAGGAAAATGAAGTTCATCCGATCTACGACCTGCAATATCTATTCCAGCGTATAATCACAGTCGAACAGTCGCACAAAAGCAATGGTCTCGTGTAATGAAATAACTGTCAAGAGTATGGGCACATTAGGTTATACTGTACACTTCGGGGTGTCTACGTAGTCTGCAGTGAGGCCCACACCTCCGCTCATTGCTTTATCTACACGGAGGACCCAATTCGAAAACATGAGGAAACtgcaaataaaatcaaatggCGAACAATAGCATGGTAATAGTATGGTAATCACGGAGCAAAAGAGTCACATGAGACAAGCGACATCAATGCACCATAAAAATGCAGATGCTCTACGATCTGGGATGGGAAATCCATTTCAACCTAGCCTACAAAGCTCTCAACAGGACCAAGCACAGTTACAGGGCAAAATGGAAACTGATGTTTACTctccaacaaagtatgatcaatttattttcattcatGCAAACGACCATGCAGAAACTAGTTCAAAACTAGAACATGGTGATACAGTTGCTTGAAGCAATtataaaagcaaaataaaattgacTCAACTCCTGTACGAATATCATATAAATGACACGCTACTGGAGTCTCAATTATAGCACGCAAGCAAAGGAGGAAAAGAAACATGTTTACGTTGTGtctttacaaagttataaaaatgCTTCGAACTTTGAGTAACATGAGTCCGTCAGAgacgaatataactcctatatgTAAGCACTGTGCTATTTGAAGCAAAGggatatttccatggcacACATGggtcaaaaatatttttaaagcctTTCCATAAGGCTACATCTATATTAGTGCATGCCAGAAAatcggaccaatcaaatttattaattaggTTATTTGGAAATtgctttattatatttaagaaaaagcGACCAAAAGTAATTGTTTCAATTGAAGTTTTGGCAAAAACGACGGCTAAAGAATGCTTACACTCGGATTCACGTTATAATTtcctttatttattgattttagaCTTATCTATTGCTTATCTATTATTATCTTATTAAAATCACCGAGAGTCACCATTGGGCAGGTGTTTGTTAGATAGACCGGACAGATAAGATTAAAAACTGAATCATCGATGAAGCagacaaaattatttttgcgcaGAAATATTCAAAATCAATCAATTCTTCCAAATTAACCTCTATCGAAGAAAAATTGAAGTCAATAGATACCCCGTACCGAGTTCCGCACGGTgttataaaataaagaaaaaacatgaaaggaaagctaactttgggcggagctgaagttgatatacccttgcagttaaggttgttccatttccgatcgttcagttatatgtcgtttataggatatagtcttccgatccttatgaaattggcAGGTCgaattatattgcccaaaatagaatccgtagaaagtcccattattctagcttaaaagacaccaaaattatgctaattccgatcgttcagttatatggcagctatagaatatagtcgtccgatccttatgaaatttagcaaatcgaattattttgaaaatataaaataaaatctgtaactttctaactttaaaaacatcaaagttatgccaattccgatcattctataacagctataggataaagtcggccgatccatatgaaattttgtacataagatatttttgccaaatataacatgtgtggataccctctaaccctctaacttaaaaaaccccctatcttaaaaaacaccaaagttttgaaatttccgatcattcagttatatggcagctataggatatagtcgaccgatcccggccgttccgacttatatactaccagcaaagaaaagaaggatgtgtgcaaagtttcaactcaatagctctaaaactgagaggttagcttgcgtagaaaccgacagacagacggacagacagacagacggacatgcgtATATCgactctgcaagggtataacaaatAAATTCAGATTGTCGTCGCTCGTGTGGGAGATGCCTTAAACAATGTACGGCGGCGATGGGGCAACCCGCTTCCAAAACGCAAGCCAATGTGTATGCGTATAACTTATGTTTTATTCTATGGGGATACATATTAGGGTAAGaaagaataataaataacaaagcTTACCGCAGTTTAACCTCCCACACTCTATCACAACAACGACAAATTCACCACACGCGCCATTATTTTCTATCCTAGTGTGCCCAACCTCTTCACGAgtgcacaataacaaaattctacttaaatactaactatcgataatcgaCCCGCGACATCCCCACCTCCGTGAAGAACTTCTTCACTCAAATCCAAAGCCGCCAACTTTGAAGCGGGGCGCATTATCCAGCGGGTCCGATCTCCATCCATGATCCTAACGCGGGCTCGTCTGACCTCACCATCCGTTCCAGCAAAGGTCTCCCCCACGACGCCTTTCCGCCAGTCTCGACGCGGAATGGCTGGATCGCAAACGAAGACAATGTCTCCTCGTTGAATCGGCTTCTCTCTGCGGCACCACTTCTCTCTCCGTGTCAGCGTGGGTAGGTACTCCAAgacccacctcctccagaatcgGTCTCTCAACATCCTTGCCACGCGCCACTGCTTCCGCGTAGCTCCTTCCTTGACGAGGCCTCCATCCAGGACGGGGGTATCCGGTGGGCAAGCTGCTCCCTTGAGGAGATTATTGGGTGTGAGAGGGGCTTCCTGGTCCGCACTCACTGGCAAATGGGTGAGAGGACGAGAATTAACGACATTCTCCGCCTCTATCAGGAAACTCTCCAGGACGTGCTCCTTCGGCGCCACTTCCTTCACTGTGTGGCGTAGCACCCTCTTCACGCACTGCACCATTCGCTCCCAGACTCCACCCTCTGATGGGTTCGCTGGGCAGTTGAAGATCCACTCAATTCCCTTGCTTGACAGCTCCGACTGGATCCTCTCGGGTTCGAAGATCTCCGCAAATCTCTTGCAGGAATGCAGGAATCAGTCGACAGGTCATGTGCCAGTTCCAGATGAATCGCCCTGGTCGTCAGGCACGTAAACAAGGCCACCCACCGTTTCTCCTGGTGCCGAGCAACGGTCACTAGCAGCGGCCCAAAGTAGTCGAGGCCTGTGCTCTTAAACGGCCATCCATAGGCGTCCAAACGATCATCTGGCAGGGGTCCCATAATCGGCGGCATCGGCCGTGCTCTGTGCAGCTTACACTCGCTGCATCCCGAGATCACACTACGAAGCACTCTTCGTAGTCTCGTAATCCAGAACCTGGTCCGGATCTCCGCCATCGTAGCATCCACGTTTTGATGCTTCATCCTCACATGGGCGTCGCGCACAATCATCTCCGTGAGACCATGCCGGTGGGAGAGGATCACTGGCCTCCTGGCGCTGTAAGGTATACATAGCGCCGCATCGATCCTGCCATACGCTCGCAGGATTCCATTGCCATCTAGGTATGGCGCCAGTCCACATATGTCGCTTCCTTTAGCGACGTCCAAGTCCTTCTCTGCGGCCTGCACCTCATCGGGGAACGCCTCACGTTGTGCTCTACGGAATAACAAGTCCTCAGCTGCTTCACACTCAGCTACATTGAGGCCGTAGTTCTCCAGCTCATCTCGTTGTCCACGGCATCGACGTATGAACCTTAGGACACAAGCCGTAGTCCTCAGCAATCGCCTGTAGCTTGAGAATCTCTCCAGCGATATGAACGGGTCACTCGCTCCAACAAGCACGAACTCACCCGGCATCTCCTCTTCGTCTTCTGCATCCGCTTCGTCGGTGGGTGCAGTTCCTGGCCAGCTGCCCGCTGGTCTCCTCAGGAATGCCGGTCCTCTTAACCAGCGTGACTCCTCGCTTAGGTCCACGCTGCGTTGCGCTCGAGTTGCATCATCTGCCACGTTGTCGGCGGATGGTAGCCATCTCCATTGGGCCACCTTCGTCGACTCCAGAATCTTGGCTACTCTGTTCCCTACGAACTGCTTGTAGCGTCGGTGTGTGCTGCCAATCCAACGCAGCACTGTCTTCGAATCCGTCCATAGCACAGTCTCTGCAATGGCCACACTATGGTCCTGTCTGACTGTGTCCATCAACCTCGTTCCTAGAACTGCTGCCTGCAGCTCCAACCGTGGAATCGTCATCGTTCGCATCGGTGCACACTTCGTCTTTGCGCACACGAACCTCACTTGCACGTCGCCGTCCTCGTACGTGATCCTCCAGTAGACCACTGATGCGAATGCCGACTGACTCGCATCCACAAATACGTGCATCTCGACAGTCTTCACCAGCCCGGATCCAAAGTAGTGACGTGGGCACCGAAAACGTTCCACTTTCTCCATCTCTTTACGCCAGTCCATAAAGGCGTTGTACATTTCAGCCGGTAGTGGTTCATCCCATGAGATCTTCCTCCTCCAGACCTCTCGCAGCAACAACTTCGCTGTTATCATTAGACAACACAGGAATCCCAAGGGGTCGAACGTTGACATgaccatactcaagaattccCTTTTTGTGGCAATTCTCTTTCCATCGGACACGACGGGGGCGACTTTGTGGTACTTCACTCGAAACCTGAAGTCGTCCGTGGCTGGCTGCCACCGCATTCCCAAAATCTTTTGCTCGGCCTCACCCCATCCAATACTCTGGGCGTGATCACTGGGTCCAAGCATCCTCTCCACTGTAGGCGAACTGGACGAGAACTTGCAAAGCTCAAAACCGCCTTCTGCATGTATCTTCTTCACTCTGCTAGATACTTCGATGGCTTCGCTCTCTGTGGCGAAGCTATCCACATAGTCATCCACGTAGTGGTAGTCCACGATGGCCTTGACTGCTCTGGGATCCGAATCCAGGAATCGCTTGGCATTCACTGTCTTCACGTGATGCGCCGCACTCGGTGAGCATGCTGCTCCAAAGGTCATCACGCACATCTCGTAGACGTCGGGGTCCCGTTGGTCATTCCCGTCTCTCCACAGAAAGCGTTGCGCACATCTATCCTCGGGTCGGATCAGCACCTGGTGAAACATTTCTTTAATGTCGCTGCAGACTCCGACGGCACCTTCCCTAAAATGGAACAGGATAGATGCCAAGGCCTTATAGTGTTGCGGCCCCTTGCTTAGCGCAGAATTCAGTGATACTCCTCCAACTCATGCCGCTGCGTCGAATACTAATCGGATCTTCCCTGGCTTGTTGGGATTCTCCACTCCAAAATGCGGCAAGTACCAGGTTCTATCGCTTCCCGAATCGATCTCCTGTCGTTCCAGACGCCGAGCGTATCCCGTGTCGACATAATCATTAACAATCCGGGAATATTCTTGGGCGAACTGCCCATCTCGCTTTATTTTCCTTTCTATGTTGACCAATCTATTGTACGCCATATCATAACTACGTGGCAGCACAACGTTATCAGTTTTCCACAATAATCCCGTCTGGTATCGGCGGCCAACTCGCACCGTTGTGTCCTCCAGGATCTTCTGCGCCCTCACGTCGTCGCTGGCTGCGGCCGCTGGCGCCGCCTTCACACCGAAGTTCTCGATCTCGAAGTAGTCCTCGACGATCCGTTCCACGTTATCATCCAACGACGTGGCTAGCAGACAAGACCTTGGTGATGGCGTGTCTCGTCGTCCTTCTACAGGCCCAAAAACAACCCATCCTAATTCGGTTGCGGCCGCGTACGGTCCCTCGCTGGCAAACCGTCTCGTTTTCAATGGCAGTCCTAGATGCCCATGGTCCAAACCAATAAGCAGCTTCGGCACTGCATTTACGTAGGGCTTCATTGGTAGTCGAGCGTCCTTGTTCACGCTCCTAACATCCCTTCTGTGCAGGCTCTGCATCGGCAGACTCAAGCTCGAAATGGCATAGACGTTTCTCAGCACATGTCGGGAGGACTTGCCTGCTCCACTGATCTCCAGACGTACCACGTTAGTAGGCTCTCTTGTGGCCCTGCCTCCGAACCACGGAACGTTCAGCTGACGACGTACTCCTTGTACGCCTAGCTCTGCAACCAGCTCGTTCTCGACCATCGTCACCGAAGAACCTTCAGCCAGAAGAGCGTACGTATCCACCTGCTTCCCACCTCCGTATAGCGTCACCGGCAATACACGGAACAGAAGTCGTTCTCGGTCCTCGTCGACACAGCTCAAATTTCTCTCCGGGGTCGCAGAGGCATCCACGGATGAGGCTGCTCCTT contains:
- the LOC123257647 gene encoding uncharacterized protein LOC123257647, with translation MLMVELVAKLPISKRVDWARHAATIQPYPTIVDFSSWLMELANVVCVVADIDGKEPRRRLLHASVDREQDEQQESCRRNCPICEGLGQHAVRDCQRFIGATPTERWRLARRHRLCFMCLQSGHMTGSCAASEECPVNGCRRKHHRLLHEENNEGFRRPPQRGGNWRGYNRQAAGPREGVQVNEGAASSVDASATPERNLSCVDEDRERLLFRVLPVTLYGGGKQVDTYALLAEGSSVTMVENELVAELGVQGVRRQLNVPWFGGRATREPTNVVRLEISGAGKSSRHVLRNVYAISSLSLPMQSLHRRDVRSVNKDARLPMKPYVNAVPKLLIGLDHGHLGLPLKTRRFASEGPYAAATELGWVVFGPVEGRRDTPSPRSCLLATSLDDNVERIVEDYFEIENFGVKAAPAAAASDDVRAQKILEDTTVRVGRRYQTGLLWKTDNVVLPRSYDMAYNRLVNIERKIKRDGQFAQEYSRIVNDYVDTGYARRLERQEIDSGSDRTWEGAVGVCSDIKEMFHQVLIRPEDRCAQRFLWRDGNDQRDPDVYEMCVMTFGAACSPSAAHHVKTVNAKRFLDSDPRAVKAIVDYHYVDDYVDSFATESEAIEVSSRVKKIHAEGGFELCKFSSSSPTVERMLGPSDHAQSIGWGEAEQKILGMRWQPATDDFRFRVKYHKVAPVVSDGKRIATKREFLSMVMSTFDPLGFLCCLMITAKLLLREVWRRKISWDEPLPAEMYNAFMDWRKEMEKVERFRCPRHYFGSGLVKTVEMHVFVDASQSAFASVVYWRITYEDGDVQVRFVCAKTKCAPMRTMTIPRLELQAAVLGTRLMDTVRQDHSVAIAETVLWTDSKTVLRWIGSTHRRYKQFVGNRVAKILESTKVAQWRWLPSADNVADDATRAQRSVDLSEESRWLRGPAFLRRPAGSWPGTAPTDEADAEDEEEMPGEFVLVGASDPFISLERFSSYRRLLRTTACVLRFIRRCRGQRDELENYGLNVAECEAAEDLLFRRAQREAFPDEVQAAEKDLDVAKGSDICGLAPYLDGNGILRAYGRIDAALCIPYSARRPVILSHRHGLTEMIVRDAHVRMKHQNVDATMAEIRTRFWITRLRRVLRSVISGCSECKLHRARPMPPIMGPLPDDRLDAYGWPFKSTGLDYFGPLLVTVARHQEKRFAEIFEPERIQSELSSKGIEWIFNCPANPSEGGVWERMVQCVKRVLRHTVKEVAPKEHVLESFLIEAENVVNSRPLTHLPVSADQEAPLTPNNLLKGAACPPDTPVLDGGLVKEGATRKQWRVARMLRDRFWRRWVLEYLPTLTRREKWCRREKPIQRGDIVFVCDPAIPRRDWRKGVVGETFAGTDGEVRRARVRIMDGDRTRWIMRPASKLAALDLSEEVLHGVISLHETIAFVRLFDCDYTLE